A genomic stretch from Rubripirellula reticaptiva includes:
- the hpnC gene encoding squalene synthase HpnC — MNRLSQDNRETPETSNRGNQEVSLWDADPAELSRGRAMTAAIAKSHYENFLVASLLLPKRLKQPFYDVYAFCRTADDVADESPSPQIATERLAETQRQLDATFAGLPPTAPFVALADTIVRFQLPKQPFDDLMSAFRQDQETTRYAEFDQLLDYCCRSANPVGRIVLQMSGCCDDDSAALSDQICTGLQLANFWQDVKRDFEIGRVYLPADQMKRYGVTESDFILGAERNLTPVSLRDAINQQCELAEQFLRRGLPLINQVPSWLAADIRLFAHGGLATIEAIRRVDFDVLRVRPKVSKTQQVSMLARAWLGWL; from the coding sequence TTGAATCGTCTTTCCCAAGATAACCGCGAGACGCCCGAAACGTCCAACCGGGGCAATCAGGAAGTCAGCCTTTGGGACGCTGATCCGGCCGAATTGAGCCGTGGACGGGCAATGACGGCGGCAATCGCGAAGTCTCATTACGAGAACTTTTTGGTCGCCAGCTTGCTGTTGCCAAAACGCCTAAAACAGCCGTTTTACGACGTTTACGCGTTTTGCCGGACTGCCGACGACGTGGCGGACGAGTCACCATCGCCGCAAATTGCGACCGAGCGACTAGCCGAAACTCAACGACAACTCGACGCGACTTTCGCTGGTTTGCCGCCAACGGCGCCGTTTGTGGCGCTCGCTGACACGATTGTTCGGTTCCAATTGCCGAAGCAACCGTTTGATGACTTGATGAGCGCCTTTCGCCAAGACCAAGAAACCACGCGTTACGCCGAATTCGACCAACTGCTCGATTACTGTTGCCGGTCGGCCAATCCGGTGGGCCGGATCGTTTTGCAGATGAGCGGTTGCTGTGACGATGATTCGGCGGCTCTGTCGGACCAAATTTGTACGGGATTGCAGTTGGCCAATTTCTGGCAAGATGTGAAGCGAGACTTCGAGATCGGACGTGTTTACTTACCAGCCGATCAAATGAAACGGTACGGTGTGACCGAGTCTGATTTTATACTCGGCGCGGAACGCAATTTGACGCCAGTCAGCCTTCGTGATGCAATCAACCAGCAATGCGAGTTGGCCGAACAATTCCTTCGTCGCGGCTTGCCGCTGATCAACCAAGTACCATCCTGGTTGGCCGCCGATATAAGACTGTTTGCCCATGGCGGACTGGCGACGATCGAAGCGATACGCCGGGTCGATTTTGATGTGCTACGCGTGCGACCGAAAGTTTCGAAAACCCAACAAGTCTCGATGCTGGCGCGAGCTTGGCTGGGCTGGCTGTAG
- a CDS encoding tetratricopeptide repeat protein, with translation MSAVSLLLSSAILLLGGCQWAASGQNSTGARLYEQGQYSAALQQFQKVITTDPNNADGYYNLAATNHRLGNQRSDSQQLAQAEALYNQCLDHDPNHVECHRGLAVLLTDTGRPDRAFALMKNWAAQNPDFAEPRIELARLYEEVSDPGTALKYLEDAVQKNPNNARAWLALGRLREQSGDLNQAVQNYQRSLALNGLQPMAAERVAVLARQISANAETSYANGQSQIATQPNFNSGMVRQY, from the coding sequence TTGAGCGCTGTTTCACTGCTTTTGTCGTCGGCGATACTCTTGTTGGGGGGGTGCCAGTGGGCGGCGAGTGGACAAAACTCCACCGGCGCACGGCTCTACGAGCAAGGTCAATATTCGGCAGCCTTGCAGCAGTTTCAAAAGGTAATCACTACCGACCCGAACAATGCTGACGGCTACTACAACCTGGCAGCAACCAATCACCGACTGGGCAACCAACGCAGTGATTCCCAGCAGCTCGCCCAGGCCGAAGCCCTGTACAACCAATGTCTCGACCACGACCCCAACCACGTCGAATGTCACCGTGGTCTGGCTGTTTTGCTGACCGACACGGGCCGACCCGACCGCGCTTTTGCTCTGATGAAAAACTGGGCCGCGCAAAATCCTGACTTCGCCGAACCCCGAATCGAGCTTGCCCGCTTGTATGAAGAGGTCAGCGATCCAGGTACGGCACTAAAATACCTGGAAGATGCGGTCCAAAAAAATCCAAATAATGCGAGGGCCTGGTTGGCTTTGGGCCGGTTACGCGAGCAATCCGGGGATTTGAACCAAGCCGTCCAGAACTACCAACGCAGTCTCGCCCTCAACGGCTTGCAGCCGATGGCAGCCGAGCGAGTGGCCGTGTTGGCTCGGCAAATCAGCGCGAATGCCGAGACTTCTTACGCCAACGGGCAATCCCAGATTGCAACCCAGCCGAACTTCAACAGCGGAATGGTTCGCCAGTACTAG
- a CDS encoding glycine--tRNA ligase translates to MEKIVSLCKRRGFLFQSSEIYGGIQGFWDYGPLGVELKRNVKEAWWQDMIAGHNELVAPNDAPGTFEMVGLDCTIIMHPQVWKCSGHFDLFHDHMVDCRESKKRYRFDQIRGRWVEYQDKKIFVATMAEQEQEFDEVRRRGMKYFKLRSKDAEKLSVEDLSITIDKLDDTTQVLAPDAKTLDTLTEPREYNLMFKTTVGALGGEDDYTFLRPETAQGIFVNFKNVLDSSRVSLPFGIGQIGKSFRNEITPRNFTFRSREFEQMEIEFFCPPDQSHAWYGYWRDRRLAWYKSLGLSDESLIMREHHKDELAHYSVGTADIEYAFPFLPEGEYGELEGIAHRGDFDLRSHMEGKLDPKTEPMTVELGENGKPKYRGSGKDLSYRDEATNEKYVPHVIEPSAGADRGVLAFLCEAYTEDEAPDENGNMQTRVVMKLHPRLAPIKAAIFPLVKKDGMPEVAQAIYGTLKKQFNVFYDEKGAVGRRYRRQDEAGTPFCITVDTQTMTDQTVTIRDRDTLEQSRVKIDDLTEVLTRRINV, encoded by the coding sequence ATGGAAAAAATTGTGTCGCTGTGCAAGCGACGTGGCTTCTTGTTTCAGTCCAGCGAAATTTATGGCGGGATCCAGGGTTTTTGGGACTACGGACCGCTGGGCGTCGAGCTGAAACGGAACGTCAAAGAGGCGTGGTGGCAGGATATGATTGCCGGCCACAACGAATTGGTCGCTCCCAACGATGCCCCTGGCACGTTTGAAATGGTCGGGCTTGATTGCACGATCATCATGCACCCGCAAGTCTGGAAGTGCAGCGGCCACTTTGACCTCTTCCATGATCATATGGTCGATTGCCGAGAATCCAAAAAGCGATATCGGTTTGACCAAATTCGCGGTCGTTGGGTCGAGTATCAAGACAAAAAGATCTTTGTCGCCACGATGGCCGAACAAGAACAGGAATTCGACGAAGTTCGCCGCCGCGGCATGAAGTACTTCAAGCTGCGAAGCAAGGATGCTGAAAAGCTGAGCGTCGAGGATCTTTCGATCACCATCGACAAGCTGGACGACACGACACAAGTGCTTGCACCGGATGCGAAAACGCTCGACACGTTGACCGAGCCGCGCGAGTATAACTTGATGTTCAAGACGACCGTGGGTGCGCTCGGTGGCGAAGACGACTACACGTTTTTGCGACCCGAAACGGCTCAAGGCATCTTCGTCAACTTTAAAAACGTTTTGGACAGTAGCCGAGTCTCGTTGCCGTTCGGTATCGGCCAGATCGGTAAGAGTTTCCGTAACGAGATCACGCCCAGGAACTTCACGTTCCGATCGCGAGAATTCGAGCAGATGGAAATCGAATTCTTCTGCCCACCGGATCAATCGCACGCCTGGTACGGGTATTGGCGTGACCGCCGACTGGCTTGGTACAAGTCGCTCGGCTTGTCGGACGAGTCACTGATCATGCGCGAGCATCACAAGGACGAACTGGCTCATTACAGCGTCGGTACCGCAGACATCGAGTACGCGTTCCCGTTCTTGCCCGAAGGCGAATACGGCGAGTTGGAAGGAATCGCACACCGCGGCGACTTTGATTTGCGCAGCCATATGGAAGGCAAGTTGGATCCGAAGACCGAACCGATGACGGTCGAGCTTGGTGAAAACGGCAAGCCAAAGTATCGCGGCAGCGGCAAGGACCTTTCCTATCGCGATGAAGCGACGAACGAGAAGTACGTTCCTCATGTTATCGAACCCTCGGCCGGTGCAGACCGCGGCGTGCTGGCGTTCCTGTGTGAAGCCTATACCGAAGACGAAGCGCCCGACGAAAACGGCAACATGCAGACTCGCGTGGTCATGAAACTGCACCCGCGTTTGGCACCGATCAAAGCGGCCATTTTCCCCTTGGTCAAGAAAGACGGCATGCCCGAAGTTGCTCAAGCGATTTACGGCACGCTTAAAAAACAGTTCAACGTGTTCTATGACGAAAAGGGTGCCGTCGGACGCAGGTATCGTCGTCAAGATGAAGCCGGAACGCCGTTCTGTATCACTGTTGATACTCAAACAATGACCGATCAGACGGTCACGATTCGTGATCGCGATACGCTTGAACAATCGCGAGTGAAGATCGACGATTTGACCGAAGTGCTGACTCGCCGAATCAACGTTTGA
- the hpnE gene encoding hydroxysqualene dehydroxylase HpnE, with translation MTASTPKKRVVIIGGGLAGLSAADAITTAAPDRFDITVIESKRTTGGRAGSFTDDVTGETVDYCQHVAMGCCTNLLLLMHRHGLAGHWQRYDRLRFLHPKYLPSPFKPSRWLPPPFHLMPAFNSLRYLSSAQKRQIAGGLWRLMRTIEATLVDQKASTWLRKNKQDDQTITRFWDVVLVSALGETTDRVSMAAARKVLFDGFVAARGASDIWIPKLPLSDLIGNKLVNSIARHGASVIQQCAISQVDAGEDHQAIVLATDGRRFAATHVISAVPWFRIESLFAGSSVIRSLPSIGQWTQFPTSPITGIHLWFDRPIMDVPHAVMVGTTAQWIFREPHAANHPSPSGRHYYQVVVSASHQTRQLPQSELIRTVQSELAHQFPAAREAKLLANRVVTDPRSVFSVTPDVERRRPLARTALPWLHLAGDWIQTGWPATMEGAVISGRMAAASVLDRCGITECPIDPGIDRGWLTRRLIR, from the coding sequence TTGACGGCCAGCACACCGAAAAAACGTGTCGTGATCATCGGCGGCGGACTGGCTGGCTTGTCGGCTGCCGATGCGATCACGACCGCTGCGCCGGATCGCTTCGACATCACGGTTATCGAATCGAAACGAACCACGGGTGGTCGCGCCGGTTCGTTTACCGACGACGTCACTGGCGAAACAGTCGACTACTGCCAACACGTCGCGATGGGATGCTGCACCAATTTATTGCTATTGATGCATCGCCACGGCCTTGCGGGCCATTGGCAACGGTATGATCGACTTCGATTTCTGCATCCGAAATACTTGCCAAGCCCGTTCAAGCCCTCGCGTTGGTTGCCGCCGCCCTTTCATTTAATGCCGGCGTTTAACTCGCTGCGTTATCTTTCATCCGCCCAGAAGCGGCAGATCGCCGGTGGCCTTTGGCGACTGATGCGGACGATAGAAGCGACACTGGTCGATCAAAAAGCCTCGACGTGGCTGCGTAAAAACAAACAAGACGACCAAACGATCACTCGGTTTTGGGACGTTGTCTTGGTTAGCGCGTTGGGCGAAACCACCGACCGAGTTTCAATGGCGGCTGCTCGCAAAGTACTCTTCGACGGCTTCGTGGCTGCTCGCGGCGCGAGCGACATTTGGATTCCCAAGCTTCCGTTATCCGATCTTATCGGCAACAAACTGGTCAATTCAATTGCAAGACATGGCGCGAGTGTGATCCAGCAGTGCGCGATCTCGCAGGTCGACGCCGGCGAAGATCACCAGGCGATCGTGTTGGCAACCGATGGACGCCGCTTCGCCGCCACTCACGTCATTTCGGCTGTTCCATGGTTTCGGATCGAGTCACTTTTCGCCGGTTCATCAGTGATCCGTTCACTGCCGTCGATCGGCCAGTGGACTCAATTTCCAACCTCGCCCATCACCGGCATTCACCTTTGGTTTGACCGTCCGATCATGGACGTGCCTCACGCCGTGATGGTGGGAACGACGGCACAATGGATTTTCCGCGAACCACACGCCGCAAATCATCCTAGCCCATCCGGACGACATTACTATCAAGTCGTCGTCAGTGCTTCTCATCAAACACGGCAACTTCCGCAGAGCGAACTGATCCGCACCGTGCAAAGTGAACTTGCCCATCAGTTTCCGGCCGCTCGCGAAGCCAAGCTGTTAGCCAACCGAGTCGTGACCGATCCTCGATCCGTGTTCTCCGTCACGCCGGATGTCGAGCGACGGCGTCCGCTCGCTCGCACTGCCCTGCCCTGGTTGCATTTGGCCGGCGATTGGATTCAAACGGGTTGGCCGGCAACCATGGAGGGCGCCGTCATCAGCGGCCGAATGGCAGCGGCAAGTGTGCTGGACCGCTGCGGCATAACCGAATGTCCGATCGATCCTGGAATCGACCGGGGTTGGTTAACCAGACGGCTGATCCGTTAG
- a CDS encoding phytoene/squalene synthase family protein produces MNRPPSVAASYRHVRRISRRSGSNFYRSFWLLPRPKRRAMCALYAFARITDDLGDCDAAAVTRSIWLDWWRRATEANMSEGMPIDQVILPVEVLPTISSKRLPVNLQRSANQVFPALRDASMRYRIPSRYLLEIIDGVTADQQKTRFDTYEQLEHYCYLVASSVGLACLHIWEYEDPLPTAAAIDCGLAFQLTNILRDISEDAQRGRIYLPRQHYEQHGLSEDDLLMPRPDDRLRCLVDDEVRRAERLFESGWEVWDSLHPDGRPMFSMMWRRYRKLLAKIAAAPGSVLQRRVGLSNREKFDLVSRHFIKPMFRRLPSPPSELLSNDETRR; encoded by the coding sequence ATGAACCGCCCCCCATCTGTCGCCGCTAGCTACCGCCACGTCCGACGCATCTCGCGGCGCAGCGGCAGCAATTTCTATCGCTCGTTTTGGTTGCTACCTAGGCCCAAACGCCGGGCGATGTGTGCTCTTTACGCATTTGCGAGAATCACGGACGACTTAGGCGACTGCGACGCGGCGGCGGTGACTCGGTCGATTTGGCTTGATTGGTGGCGACGAGCGACCGAGGCAAACATGTCGGAGGGCATGCCAATCGATCAAGTGATTCTGCCGGTCGAAGTCTTACCAACAATTTCAAGCAAGCGTTTGCCGGTCAATCTGCAACGATCGGCCAACCAGGTTTTCCCGGCGCTGCGAGATGCGTCAATGCGGTATCGAATTCCGTCGCGGTACTTGCTAGAGATCATCGATGGCGTAACCGCTGATCAACAGAAAACTCGCTTCGACACCTATGAACAACTCGAACACTATTGCTATCTGGTTGCATCATCGGTTGGCTTGGCGTGCCTCCATATCTGGGAGTACGAGGATCCATTGCCGACCGCCGCCGCGATCGATTGCGGCTTGGCGTTTCAATTAACAAATATCTTGCGAGACATTTCCGAAGACGCCCAACGCGGCCGAATCTATCTGCCTCGTCAGCACTATGAACAACACGGGCTTAGCGAGGATGACTTGCTAATGCCGCGGCCCGATGATCGGCTAAGGTGCCTGGTCGATGACGAAGTTCGTCGAGCAGAACGCCTGTTTGAATCAGGCTGGGAAGTTTGGGATTCATTGCACCCGGACGGTCGACCGATGTTCAGCATGATGTGGCGGCGATATCGCAAACTGCTTGCCAAGATCGCAGCGGCGCCCGGATCAGTACTGCAGCGCCGCGTTGGTTTGTCCAATCGCGAAAAATTCGATTTGGTTTCGCGGCACTTCATCAAACCAATGTTTCGTCGCCTGCCTTCGCCTCCGAGCGAACTTCTTAGCAACGACGAGACGCGGCGTTGA
- the ispH gene encoding 4-hydroxy-3-methylbut-2-enyl diphosphate reductase — MKIILAAPRGFCAGVNMAVDSLELTLQKFGAPVYVYHEIVHNKYVVNTFSSKGAVFVNTIEEIPENSVVLFSAHGVSPAIREQARARNLNALDATCPLVTKVHLEAIKYAKGGYTIILIGHEGHDEVIGTMGEAPEAIVLVEDEAGVAALEVADETKLAYLTQTTLSVDDANRIINKLRERFPNIESPPKADICYATQNRQEAVRVLSDQANVVVVLGSQNSSNSQRLRELAADEHKQAYLVDGPENLDVNAFSETDTVLVTAGASAPESVVQATIDWLVERFGATVEVASIREESVQFPLPKPLRAFAAESRKQSSP, encoded by the coding sequence ATGAAAATTATTTTGGCCGCGCCGCGAGGCTTCTGTGCCGGCGTCAATATGGCGGTTGATTCTTTGGAATTGACGCTGCAAAAGTTCGGGGCACCAGTCTATGTGTATCACGAGATCGTTCACAACAAATATGTGGTCAACACGTTTTCGTCCAAAGGCGCGGTCTTCGTCAACACGATTGAAGAGATCCCCGAGAACAGTGTTGTTCTCTTTTCGGCTCACGGCGTCTCGCCCGCGATCCGCGAACAAGCCCGAGCTCGCAACCTGAACGCGCTCGACGCGACCTGTCCGCTGGTGACCAAAGTTCACCTCGAAGCGATCAAGTATGCCAAGGGCGGTTACACGATCATCTTGATCGGGCACGAAGGTCACGACGAGGTGATCGGCACGATGGGCGAAGCTCCCGAAGCGATTGTGTTGGTCGAGGACGAAGCGGGTGTCGCGGCGCTCGAGGTTGCCGACGAAACCAAGCTGGCGTACCTGACGCAAACAACCCTTAGCGTCGACGATGCCAACCGAATCATCAATAAGCTTCGCGAGCGGTTCCCGAACATTGAAAGTCCACCCAAAGCCGACATCTGTTACGCCACCCAGAATCGCCAGGAAGCGGTTCGCGTGCTAAGCGATCAGGCGAATGTCGTCGTCGTGCTGGGCAGCCAGAACAGCAGCAACAGCCAGCGGCTTCGCGAGTTGGCAGCCGATGAGCACAAGCAAGCCTATTTGGTCGATGGTCCCGAGAACCTAGACGTTAACGCGTTTTCGGAAACCGATACGGTCTTGGTCACGGCCGGCGCTAGCGCGCCCGAGTCGGTGGTTCAGGCCACGATCGATTGGTTGGTCGAGCGATTCGGTGCAACGGTCGAAGTCGCATCGATCCGCGAAGAATCTGTCCAGTTCCCGCTGCCCAAACCACTGCGTGCGTTCGCTGCCGAATCTCGTAAACAATCATCACCGTAA